In the Helicobacter sp. 'house sparrow 1' genome, AATAGAAACTATGACCTTAAGGTGAATAAAAAACAAAAAAGATTGGCATTAGAGTTTGCTTTGAAACAAAAGGCAGATCAAGGGAAACTTTATCTAGTAGATTCTCTAGAAGTAGCAAGTGGAAAAACAAAAGATGCATATAGTATGTTTAAATCACTCAATGAAAGAAGCACTTTATTTGTAGCTCAAATGAGCAATGAGAATACATTTTTGGCTTTTAGAAATTTAAGAGAATGTTATTTAGTAGATTCTAATGAATTAAATGCTTACTTGGTGGCTGCTTTTAGATCTGTAGTGATGGAAAAAGCAGTATTTGATGAAATTGTTCAGGTAAATAAGTAAGGGAGGATAGAATGGCAGATATAACAGATATAAAATCAATCCTTTATACTGAAAAATCTCTAGCTCTTCAAGAGAGTGGAGTATTGGTAGTGCAAACTTCTAGTAAGGTAACTAAGAATCAATTAAAACAAGTTTTTAAAGATTATTTTGGTTTTACCCCATTGAGAATCAACTCTCTCAAGCAAGATGGAAAGGTGAAAAGATTTAGAGGTAGAATTGGGCAAAGAAGCTCATTTAAGAAGTTCTATGTTAAAGTTCCAGAGGGTGCGAAGATTGATTCGCTCACAGTTTAAGGAGTAATACAATGGCAATAAAAACATATAAACCCTATACACCTAGCAGAAGGTTTATGTCTGGATTAAGTTCTAGCGATATTACAGCAAAACCTAGTGTTAGAAAACTATTAATAAAGCTTCCTGTAACAGCAGGTAGAAATAATAATGGTCGTATTACAAGCCGACATAAGCAAGGTGGTGCAAAAAAGCTTTATCGTATTATTGATTTTAAGCGTAATAAGTTTAATGTTGAAGGTAGAGTAGTTGCAATTGAGTATGATCCATATAGAAATTGTAGAATTGCTCTTATTAGCTATAAAGATGGAGATAAGAGATATATTATTCAACCTAGTGGTCTTAAGGTTGGAGATATTGTAATTGCAGCAGAATCTGGATTAGATATTAAAACAGGTTATGCAATGAAATTAAAAAATATTCCTGTTGGAACCATTATTCATAATATTGAGATGCATCCTGGGGCTGGTGGACAGTTAGCAAGAAGTGCGGGTGCAAGTGCTCAAATTATGGGAAGAGAAGGAAAATATACAATCATTAGAATGCCTAGTGGTGAAATGAGATATATCCTAGGTGAGTGTATGGCTTCAATTGGTGTAGTTGGTAATGAAGATTTTATCAATATTAATATTGGTAAGGCTGGTAGAAATAGACATCGAGGTATCCGTCCTCAAACAAGAGGTAGTGCGATGAACCCTGTAGATCACCCACATGGTGGTGGTGAAGGTAAAACAGGTTCAAGTGGTCATCCAGTTTCTCCTTGGGGAACTCCTGCTAAAGGTTATAAGACTAGAAAGAAAAAAGCAAGCGATAAGCTGATTATTTCAAGAAAGAAAAAATAAGGAATAAAAGATGGCAAGATCAGTAAAAAAAGGTCCTTTCATTGATGATTATTTGGTAAAGAAAGTGCTTAAAGCAAAAGAAACTAAGGATAATAAGCCTATTAAAACTTGGTCAAGAAGAAGTACGATTTTACCTGATATGATTGGGCTTACATTCAATGTTCATAATGGTAGAGTTTTTGTTCCTGTGTATGTTACAGAGAATCATGTAGGCTATAAGTTAGGTGAGTTTGCACCAACAAGAACTTTTAAAGGGCACAAAGGTAGTGTCCAGAAGAAAATTGGTAAGTAAGAGGAGTTAAGGAATGAGTAAAGCATTGTTAAGATATATTAGACTTTCTCCTACAAAGGCAAGATTGATTGCTAGAGAAGTCCAAGGTATGAATGCAGAGTATGCAATTGCAAGTCTCGAATTCACTCCAAATAAAGCAGCAAGATTAATCTCAAAAGTAATTGCTTCGGCTGTGGCAAATGGTGGTTTTGACGCACAAAATGTGATTGTAAAATCTTGTCGCGTTGATGCAGGTCCTGTTTTGAGAAGATTTATGCCACGTGCAAGAGGTAGGGCTACTCCTATTAGGAAACCAACTTCTCATATTTTTGTAGAGGTTGCTCAAGTACCTTCAAAAGAAAAAACAGAAAGAGAAGCTAAGGCAAAGAAGGAAGTGCAAGCAAAAAAGACAGTGAAGAAAACTACAAAAGGCGAGGATAAGTAAGTATGGGACAAAAAGTTAATCCGATAGGTTTAAGATTAGGTATTAATAGAAATTGGATTTCAAGATGGTTTCCAGGTGCTCAAAATACTCCGGCAAATATTGCTGAAGATCACAAGATTAGAAAGTTCTTGAAAAAAGAGTTGTATTATGCAGGTATTAGTGAAATTGTGATTGAGCGTGCTGCAAAAAAAATTCGTGTTACAGTAATTGCTGCTAGACCAGGACTAATTATTGGTAAAAAAGGTGCAGATATTGAGAAAGTAAAAGATTCTCTAAAAGCAGTGATTAAAAAAGAAGTGGCTATCAATATTAAAGAAGTAAAGAGACCACAAGCAAATGCACAATTAGCAGCAGAAAATGTTGCAATTCAATTAGAAAAAAGAGTTGCTTTTAGAAGAGCAATGAAAAAAGTAATGCAAAGTGCAATTAAAGCAGGAGCAAAGGGTATAAAAGTTAAAGTATCTGGAAGATTAGCAGGTGCTGAAATGGCTAGAACAGAGTGGTATATGGAAGGAAGAGTTCCATTACATACTTTGCGTGCAAAAATTGATTATGGTTTTGCTGAGGCTGTAACTACCTATGGAATCATTGGTGTGAAAGTTTGGATATTTAAGGGTGAAGTACTCCAAAAAGGTATCCAACCTGAAAAAAAAGAAGAAGCAACAGAGACAAAAGCTAGAACTAAAAGAGGGAGACAATAATTATGTTGATGCCTAAGAGAACAAAATATAGAAAGCAGATGAAAGGCAGAAATAGAGGAAAGTCTTTCAGAGGTGCGCAGTTAGCATTTGGTGATATTGGTATTAAAGCATTGGAGCATGGCAGAATTGATTCTAGACAAATTGAATCTGCAAGGGTTGCAATGACTCGTCATATCAAAAGAGCTGGTAAGGTTTGGATTAGGGTATTCCCTGATAAGCCACTAACAGCAAAGCCTTTAGCAACTAGGATGGGTAAGGGTAAAGGTTCTGTAGAAAAGTGGGTAATGAATATTAAGCCAGGTAGAATCATATATGAAATGATTGGTATTGATGAGGCTACAGCAAGAGATGCGTTGGCTCTAGCACAAAGTAAATTGCCTTTTAAAACAAAGATTGTAACAAGCGAGAGTGAAAATGAAATTTATTGAATTAAAAGACAAAAATGTAGATGAATTAAAAAAGTTATTAAAAGAAAAGAAGGCAGAGCTCTTCAAACTAAAATTAGAGCTTAAGACAATGCAATTAACAAACCCAAGTCAAATTGCAATGGTAAGAAAGGATATTGCGCGCATTAACACTGCAATATCAGCAAAGAATGAACAAGAAGAGAGGATAAGCTAATGAGTGAAAAACAAGCACATAAGAGAATTATCCAAGGTGAGGTAGTAAGTAAGTCTGGACAAAAGAGTGTGACCATTTTAGTTGAAAGAAAAGTGGTGCATCCAAAGTATAGAAAGATTGTTAAAAGATTTAAGAAATATACAATTCATGATGAAAATAATTCTGCAAAAGTAGGTGATGTAGTTACAGCAATTGAGTGCAGACCTATTTCTAAAACCAAAGCCTTTAAACTTAAAGATATAGTGCTAGTAGGGGTGTGAGATGATACAAAGTTTTACAAGATTAAATGTTGCTGATAATAGTGGTGCCAAGGAAATTATGTGTATAAAAGTTTTGGGTGGTAGCCACAAGCGTTATGCAAGTGTTGGTGATGTGATTGTTGCTTCTGTTAAAAAAGCTATTCCAAATGGAAAAGTGAAAAAAGGACAGGTAGTAAAAGCAGTAATTGTTAGAACAAAGAAAGAGGTGCACAGAGAAAATGGTTCTTTAGTACGATTTGATGATAATGCAGCAGTTATTTTAGATGCAAAGAGAGAACCAATCGGGACAAGGATTTTTGGACCTGTGAGTAGAGAAGTGCGATATGCAAATTTTATGAAGATAGTATCGTTGGCTCCGGAGGTATTATAATGAAAGTTAAGATTAAAAAAGGTGATATGGTAAAAGTTATCGCCGGTGATGATAAGGGAAAGGTAGCTAAAGTTTTGAGTGTTTTCCCTAAAAAATCTCAAGTTATTGTCGAGGGATGCAAGATTGCAAAAAAGGCAATTAAACCAGATGAGAAAAATCCCAAGGGTGGTTTTATATCAAAAGAAATGCCTATTGATATTTCCAATGTAAAGAAAGCTGAGGAGAAGTAAGAAATGTTTGATTTAAAAAGAAAGTATAATGAAGAAATTAAGCAAAAACTTGCTACAGAGCTTGATATTAAAAATCCAATGTTGTTGCCAAGACTTGAGAAGATTGTAATTAGTGTTGGTGCGGGAGATTATGCTAAGGATGCAAAGATTATTCAAAATATTGCTGATACAATTTCTCTAATTGCTGGTCAGAGAGCTGTTATTACATTGGCTAAAAAATCTGTTGCAGGTTTTAAAATGCGTGAAGGAATGCCTATGGGTGTGAAGGTAACTTTACGCGGCAACCAAATGTATAACTTTTTGGAAAAATTAATTGTGATCTCTTTGCCAAGAGTGAAGGATTTTAGAGGTGTTCCTCGCAATGGATTTGATGGAAGAGGAAACTATAACTTTGGTTTAAATGAGCAACTTATGTTCCCAGAAGTTGTATATGATGACATTATGGTAAGTCATGGAATGAATATTACAATGGTTACATCAACAAATAGTGATAAAGAAGCATTCAAGCTTTTAGAAATGCTTGGTATGCCTTTTGCAAAAGGAAGATAATATGGCAAAAAAATCAATGATTGCAAAAACAAAAAGAAAGGCTAAGTTTAGTTCAAGAGCTTACACAAGATGCCAAGTTTGTGGTAGGCCACACTCTGTATATAGAGATTTTGGATTGTGTAGAGTATGTCTAAGAAAGATGGGTAATGAGGGTTTAATACCCGGACTTCGTAAGGCAAGTTGGTAAGGAGTAAAAATATGGTAAATGATATTATTGCAGATTCTTTGACACGAATTAGAAATGCTTCAATGAGAAGATTAGATTCCACAACGCTTTATTATGCAAAAATTGTAGTATCTATTTTGGAAGTATTTAAATCTAAAGGTTTTATCAAAGATTTTAGTGTAAATGATAAAGATGGTAAGCAGTCAATTTTAGTTCAGTTGGCTTATGATGATAGAGGTTGCTCTATGATTAATGAGATTAAAAGAATTAGTAAGCCAGGTAGAAGAGTGTATAAAAGCCATACAGAACTAAAAAGATTTAAAAATGGTTATGGAACTATCGTAGTGAGCACAAATAAAGGTGTGATCGGGAATGAGGAAGCCTATAAGGCAAATGTTGGCGGTGAAGCGCTTTGTAGTATATGGTAGGAGAATAATATGTCAAGAGTTGGAAAAAAACCTATTAGCATCCCAAGCACTGTTGAAGTGAGCGTTGAAGGGAGCAAAATTGTGTTTAAAAGCAATAAAATGCAAAAAGAGTTAGAAACATATGGAAGAGTTCAAATTGATTATAGCAATAATGAACTTAGTTTTAAGTCCATAGACCAAGAACCACAATCTCGTGCATATTGGGGAACATATAGAGCATTGGCAAATAATATTGTTATTGGTATAACCACAGGTTTTACAAAAGTTTTAGAAGTAAATGGTGTGGGTTATAAGGTTGCTGTATCTGGAAAAACCTTAGAACTTGCCCTAGGCTTTTCGCACCCTGTAAAATACCCAATTCCAGATGGAATTGAGATGAGTGTTGAGAAGAATCTAATTACTATAAAGGGAAGTGATAAGCAACAAGTAGGTCAAATTGCTGCAGAAATTAGAGAATTTCGTCCTCCTGAGCCATACAAAGGCAAGGGTATTAAGTATAGTGATGAAGTTATTATCCGAAAAGCTGGTAAAACTGCTAAGAAGTAAGGGAAGGTTGATAGTATGACAAGTAAGATTTTAGCAAGAAAAAAAAGATTAAGAGATAAAAGAAAGCTAAGAATTAGAAGCTCTATTTTTGGGACAGCTACTAAGCCAAGAATCAGTATTTTTAGATCAAATAAATATCTCTATGCACAAGCAATTGATGATCAAAAGCAAGTAACATTAGCATGTGTAGATGGTAAAAAAATGAAATTAGGTAACAATAAGGAAAATGCAAAGGAGATTGCAAAGACCTTTGCTCAAACTCTAAAAGATCTTAATATTACTACAGTAGTGTTTGATAGAAATGGTTACTTATATCATGGCGTTGTTGCTGCTTTTGCAGAATCACTTAGAGAAAATGGTATTACGCTGTAAAGGAAGAAAATGGAAATTAATAGAGAAGAATTTAGCGAGGTTGTTGTAAATATTGGTAGGGTGACAAAAGTTGTTAAAGGTGGAAGAAGATTCCGCTTTAACGCTTTAGTGGTTGTTGGTAACAAAAATGGACTTGTTGGATTTGGTCTTGGAAAAGCAAAAGAAGTGCCTGATGCAATCAAAAAGGCAGTTGATGATGCTTTTAAAAATATTATTCAGATCAATATTAAAGGAACTACGATTGCTCATGATATTGAGCATAAGTATAATGCAAGTAGAATTTTATTAAAACCTGCAAGTGAGGGAACTGGTATTATTGCTGGTGGTTCTGCAAGACCTGTAATTGAATTAGCAGGGATTAAAGATATTCTTACTAAATCTCTTGGCTCTAATAATCCTTATAATGTTGTGAGAGCTACAGTTGATGCTTTAGCAAGAATTAAGGCATAAGTAAAGGAGTAAGTAATGGCATTAGAAAATATTAAACCTGCACAAGGTAGTGTAAAAGATATTAAGAGAGTTGGTAGAGGCCAAGGTAGTGGTATGGGAAAAACCTCTACAAGGGGTGGAAAAGGACAGACTGCAAGAACAGGTTATAAGGCTAAAAGAGGTTTTGAAGGTGGTCAGCAACCACTACAAAGAAGATTGCCAAAAGTTGGCTTTAGAGTACAAAATGAAAAACCTTATGTAATCAATACTGATAGAATCTTAGTCTTAAAGGATTTATCAGAGCTTACTTTTGAAAGCATTAAAGGTGTTCATAAATTTCCAAAATACACTAAGCAGATTAAACTTATTGGAAAAAATGCAAGTGAGTTAAAAACTAAAATAAAAGATGAGCGTATTATCACTAGTGGTAATTGAGAATGAGTAAATCTATAGTTAATAAAATTCTTATTACTTTATTATTCTTGTTTGCATATAGGGTATTGGCATATATTCCCATCCCAGGTGTAGATGTTGAAGTAATCAAGGAGTTCTTTAGGTCAGCAGGGGGCTCTCAAAATGCACTGGGATTATTTAATATGTTTAGTGGTCATGCAGTAGAGCGCTTGAGTATTATTTCTCTAGGGATTATGCCTTATATTACAGCTTCGATTGTAATGGAATTATTAGCAGCAACATTTTCTGGATTAGCAAAGATGAAAAAAGAGCGTGATGGTATGCAAAAGTATATGCAAATTGTGCGTTATCTAACAATAGTGGTTACTATTGTGCAAGCTATCAGTGTATCTTTCTTATTAAAGAATATGGGAAATTCTGGTAATGGCGCTGTGATGATTGATATGCAAACATTTATAGTTCTTGCAGTTTTTTCAATGCTAACAGGTACGATGCTCTTAATGTGGATTGGAGAACAAATTACACAAAGAGGAATTGGCAATGGTGTTAGCTTAATTATTTTCTCTGGTATTGTGTCTGGAATTCCATCTGCTATAGAGGGGACATTTGGATTGGTTAATACAGGAGAGATCAATTATCTTGTTTTAATTGCTCTTATTGCAATTATTATCTTTACTGTTTTGGCTATTATTTATGTTGAGTCTGGAGAGAGAAGGATACCGGTTTCATATGCGCGTAAGGTAATTATGCAAAATCAAGGTAAGATGAGGGTAATGAATTTTATTCCCATTAAAATTAATTTAAGTGGGGTAATTCCTCCAATTTTTGCTTCTGCAATTTTGGTTTTTCCCTCAACAATTTTACACGCCTCTTCAAATGAAATTTTAAAATCTATTGCTGATTTTCTGGGGCCAGATAAATATACTTATAACATTTTAATGTTTTTACTCGTGATATTTTTTGCTTATTTTTATGCTTCTATTGCATTTAATTCTAAGGATATTGCTGAGAACTTAAAGAGACAGGGAGGATACATTCCAGGTATGAGACCAGGAGAAGGAACTGTTCATTTTTTAAATAATGTAGCAGGTCGTCTTACTTTCTTTGGTTCTTTGTATTTGGCTTTGATATCAACTTTGCCTTGGATTTTAGTAAAAAGTATGGGCGTTCCTTTTTATTTTGGTGGAACTGCAGTATTGATTGTGGTTCAAGTTGCAATTGATACGATGCGAAAAATTGAAGCTCAGGTTTATATGAATAAGTATAAAACATTAAGTGTTACAGGTTTTTGATGGCAATTGCAATACGAAGTTTAAATGAAATTGAGAAATTACGCCTCGCAAGCCAGGTTGTAGGTAAAACACTTGAGTATATACAGGGTTTTATCCAACCTGGAATATCACTTTTAGAGCTTGATCGTTTAGTTGAGCAATATATTCTTTCTTGTGGTGCAAGACCTGCTTTTAAAGGCTTATACGGTTTTCCTAATGCTGCTTGTATTTCTGTAAATGAAGTTATCATTCATGGTATTCCATCTTCTTATTGCTTGAAAAATGGGGATATTGTAGGGATTGACATTGGAACAGAGATAGATGGATGGTATGGGGATGGTGCTATAACTGTTGGAGTAGGAAGTATTTCACAACAAGATAAAAGGTTGATTGATTGTGCTAAGGATACTCTTATGGAAGCAATTTCTAATATTCACGAGGGGATGTATTTCAAAGAGTTAAGCAAGATGATACAAGATTCTATTTTTAATAAAGGGTTTGTTCCATTAAGGGAGTATTGTGGTCATGGTATTGGGAGAAAGCCTCACGATGAACCTAGTATTTTAAATTATATTGATACTCCTAACTATAGGCAGGGACCTAAAATTAAAAATGGTATGGTATTTTGTATTGAACCTATGATTTGTAACAGAAGTGGTAACCCAAAAATTTTAAGCGATGGTTGGAGTGTTGTATCAGAAGATGGACTGCGAGGAAGTCATTATGAACACACAGTTGCTATTATTAATGGGGTTGCAGAAATTTTAACGGAGGTTTGAGTGGCAAAAGATGATGTGATTGAAATTGATGGCAAGGTTGTGGAAGCATTACCAAATGCTACCTTTAGAGTAGAGCTAGATAATGGACATATAGTTTTATGTCATATATCTGGAAAAATGAGGATGCATTACATCAAGATTTTACCTGGAGACAAGGTAAAAATCGAATTAACTCCCTATAGTTTAGATAAAGGAAGAATTACTTTTAGGTATAAATAAGAAGTTTTTAAACTTTTTTATACTATAATTCACACTTTTATTCTGAACTTTTTTGTAGGGATAATAAACTAAAGTGTGCATAGCACCTAAGGAGTTTTAAATGAAAGTGAGACCATCGGTCAAAAAAATGTGTGACAAATGTAAGGTCATTAAGAGAAAAGGCGTAGTTCGTGTGATATGTTCTACCCCTAAACATAAACAAAGACAAGGATAAAACATGGCTAGAATTGCTGGTGTAGATTTGCCAAAAAAGAAAAGAGTAGAGTATGCTCTAACATATATTTATGGTATTGGGTTAAAAACCTCAAGAGATATTCTTAATGCTGTAAATATTTCTTTTGATAAGCGAGTTAATGATCTCAGCGAGGATGAAGTTTCAACAATCGCAAAAAAGATTCAAGAGAGCTACATGGTTGAGGGTGATTTGAGAAAAAAAGTTCAAATGGATATAAAAGCCCTGATGGATTTAGGAAATTATCGTGGTTTAAGACATAGAAAAGGCTTGCCTGTCCGTGGTCAAACAACCAAAAACAATGCCCGAACAAGAAAGGGCAAGAAAAAAACTGTTGGTAGCAAGTAAGGAGGCATACAATGGCTAAGAGAAATATAGCGACAAAGAAGCGTATTGTCAGAAAAAATATTGCAAAGGGTATTGTGTGTATCTCAGCTTCTTTCAATAACACAAATGTAACAGTAACCGATGAAATGGGTAATGTAATTTGCTGGGCTACAGCTGGAGGACTTGGTTTTAAGGGTTCAAAGAAATCTACTCCTTATGCAGCACAACAAGCTGTTGAGAGTGCAATGCTAAAAGCTAAAGAGCATGGAATTAAAGAGGTAGGGATTAAAGTTCAAGGACCAGGTAGTGGGAGAGAAACAGCAATCAAAAGTGTAGGTGTAATTGAAGGAATTAAAGTATTGTGGATAAAAGATGTTACTCCACTACCTCATAATGGTTGTAGACCACCAAAAAGAAGAAGAGTATAAGGGGCAAGAATATGGCAAGATATAGAGGACCTGTTGAAAAGTTAGAAAGAAGATTTGGAGTTTCTCTTGCGCTTAAGGGTGAGAGAAGATTATCTGGCAAGAGTGCCTTAGATAAGAGACCATATGGACCAGGACAGCATGGTCAAAAAAGAGGGAAGGTTTCTGAGTATGGTTTGCAACTCCGTGAAAAGCAAAAAGCAAAAGTAATGTATGGTGTTTCTGAAAAGCAGTTTAGATCTATTTTTGCTGAAGCAAACAGATTAGAAGGAAATACAGGAGAAAATCTAATCCGCTTGATTGAGAGAAGGTTGGATAATGTCGTTTATAGAATGGGGTTTGCTACGACAAGAAGATTTGCGCGTCAGCTTGTAACTCATGGACATATTCTTGTAGATGGTAAAAAAGTGGATATTCCTTCATTCTTTGTAAAGCAAGGACAAAAGATTGAGATTTCTCAAAAAATAAAGGATAATCCACAAGTTGTTCGTGCTATTGATTTAACTTCACAAACTGGTATTTCACCTTGGGTAGATGTTGACAAGGAAAAGAGATTTGGAATTTTTACGAGATATCCAGAGAGAGAAGAGGTTGTTATTCCAATTGAGGAAAGACTTATCGTAGAGTTATATTCTAAGTAATCGGAGTAAGTAATGAAGACTATTAAGACAACACCATATATCCCTACTACTATTGAGGTAGAGGAGTTAGGGAAGAATAAAGTGAGGGTAATGGCTTATCCATTTGAGTCTGGATATGCTGTTACTTTAGCTCATCCTTTAAGAAGATTACTTTTGTCAAGTTCTGTTGGATTTGCTCCAATCGCTTTAAAGATTGAAGGGGTTTCGCATGAGTTTGATTCAATAAGAGGGATTGTTGAGGATGTTTCTCCTTTTATTGTTAACCTTAAAAATATTCGCTTTTTAAATAAGGTTGATATGGATGCAGAGGATAGGATTACTCTAAATTACTCTTTTAAGGGACCATTGGTTTTAATGGGATCTCATCTTGTAAATGATCAAATTGATGTAGTAAATCAAGATGCCATATTGGCTACAATTAATGAAGATGCTGTATTGAATTTTTCTGTTATTGTACAAAGAGGTATAGGTTATGTACCTAGTGAAGATATCAGAGGATTGATTCCTGAGGATTATATTCCACTTGATGCATACTTTACTCCTGTAAGAAAAGCAATGTATGAGATTGAGAATGTTTTAGTAGAGGATAATCCAACTTATGAAAAAATTATTTTTGATGTTGAAACTGATGGACAGATTGATCCTTATGAAGCTTTCAAACAAGCAATAGCGATTATGCATTCTCAAATGAGTATTTTTGGTGCAGATATCAGTTCTGTTCCTATGGCGCAGAAAGGAAATATTGAAGATAATTTTGATTTTAAGGATTTGATGATTAAGCTTGATAGCTTAAATCTAAGTGCTAGATGTTTTAATTGTCTAGATAGAATTGGTATTCGCTATATTGGTGAACTTGTTTTAATGAGTGAGAATGATTTAAAAAATGTGAAGAATATGGGTAAAAAATCTTATGATGAGATTGCAGAAAAACTTCAAGAGCTCGGATATCCAGTAGGAACAGAGTTGGAGGAAGATAAGAAGCTAGCCCTTAGCAAGAAGATTGCAAAATTAAAAGCTTAAGGAAAATGAGATGAGACATAATCATGATTACAGAAAACTAGGAAGAACTTCTTCTCACAGAAAAGCTCTTCTTAAAAATTTATCTATTGCACTTATTGAGCATGGAAAGATAGAAACAGGTATTTTTAAGGCTAAAGAATTACAGTCTTATATTGAGAAATTAGTTACTACAGCAAGAGTAGGTGATTTTAACGCTCACAGAGCTGTTTTTGCAGTATTACAAAATAAGAGTGCAACTAAGAAAATTATCACTGAAATTGCTCCAAAATATAAAGATAGAAATGGTGGATATACAAGGATTCAAAGAACTAGAGTAAGAAGAGGTGATGCTTCTACCTTGGCTGTGATTGAATTTGTATAAAGAGAGATACTTTAGGGGAAACCCCCCTAGAATATCCCCCCTCCTATTAACTTTTAATAACCTGACTTTTTCTTAATCTTTTAATAATTTTTACTAACTTGTGCTTGAGTTTCTATTTTGTTTAACCAAATAAAAACTTCTACAGTACTACTATAGAGTTCTTGAGGAATTTCATCATCAATCTCAATTTTTAGTAGAGAATCAACTAGGGCACGATTACTAAATAAAGGAACATCAAACTCTTTTGCCTTTTGGATTATTTTTTCTGCAATGGCACCTTTTCCCGAAGCTACAACTTTTGGTGCATGATCTATTTGTTTTTGATAAGAAAGTGCTGCTGCTTTTTTCATGATTTAATATTTTAAGACCTGAAAGTCAAAATCACTCCAACTATTTGTTTTATTTTGTTGTTTTTGTAAAAGATGATAAACACTTCGTACTAATATGTCAGTTTCTATATTTACTCTTCTATTAATTTGATAAGAATGAAAAAGTGTGTTCTGATATGTATGAGGGATGATTGTGACTTGAAAACTATCTTGATAGACTTCTGATATAGTTAAGCTAATTCCATCTATTGCAATTGAACCCTTAGGAATGCATAAAAGTAGTATGGATTTAGGAGCTTGGATGGTAAATTCTACTTGATTTGCAATCTTTTTAATTCCTAAAATTTTTCCAACACCATCAATATGCCCTTGTAAAATATGCCCATCCAATCTATCTTGAATTGTAATTGCAGGCTCAATATGAACGCTTTTTGTGTAGTTCTCTAAGGCAATAAGATTCTTTGTATTTTGGCTTAACTCTAGAGCAAACCCATCTTGGGTATTTTTGATAACTGTAAGACAGGTTCCATTGACTGCAATACTATCACCTATATTTGGCTTATGTTTTGATTGGAGAGTAAGAATATTATTTTTAAAATCTTTAACTAATGCAATTTCGCGTATTACTCCACTAAACACTTTTTTCCTTTTATGCGTTAAAATAGCACAAAATTTTAACAAAATAAAATAAGGAAAAACAATGTTTATTGATACGCATTGTCATCTCAATGATGAAAAGTTTCATCAAGATATAGATAAGGTAATTTTAAATGCTACAGATGCAAATATAGGAAAAATAATCATACCAGGAG is a window encoding:
- the rplD gene encoding 50S ribosomal protein L4, which encodes MSKAIVLDKEFKKNSEVELPQSYNEIKEHNLYLYVKSYLASLRNNTAKAKNRGEVSGGGKKPWSQKGGGRARAGSITSPVFVGGGVAHGPSNNRNYDLKVNKKQKRLALEFALKQKADQGKLYLVDSLEVASGKTKDAYSMFKSLNERSTLFVAQMSNENTFLAFRNLRECYLVDSNELNAYLVAAFRSVVMEKAVFDEIVQVNK
- a CDS encoding 50S ribosomal protein L23 produces the protein MADITDIKSILYTEKSLALQESGVLVVQTSSKVTKNQLKQVFKDYFGFTPLRINSLKQDGKVKRFRGRIGQRSSFKKFYVKVPEGAKIDSLTV
- the rplB gene encoding 50S ribosomal protein L2; its protein translation is MAIKTYKPYTPSRRFMSGLSSSDITAKPSVRKLLIKLPVTAGRNNNGRITSRHKQGGAKKLYRIIDFKRNKFNVEGRVVAIEYDPYRNCRIALISYKDGDKRYIIQPSGLKVGDIVIAAESGLDIKTGYAMKLKNIPVGTIIHNIEMHPGAGGQLARSAGASAQIMGREGKYTIIRMPSGEMRYILGECMASIGVVGNEDFININIGKAGRNRHRGIRPQTRGSAMNPVDHPHGGGEGKTGSSGHPVSPWGTPAKGYKTRKKKASDKLIISRKKK
- the rpsS gene encoding 30S ribosomal protein S19; translated protein: MARSVKKGPFIDDYLVKKVLKAKETKDNKPIKTWSRRSTILPDMIGLTFNVHNGRVFVPVYVTENHVGYKLGEFAPTRTFKGHKGSVQKKIGK
- the rplV gene encoding 50S ribosomal protein L22; the encoded protein is MSKALLRYIRLSPTKARLIAREVQGMNAEYAIASLEFTPNKAARLISKVIASAVANGGFDAQNVIVKSCRVDAGPVLRRFMPRARGRATPIRKPTSHIFVEVAQVPSKEKTEREAKAKKEVQAKKTVKKTTKGEDK
- the rpsC gene encoding 30S ribosomal protein S3 — translated: MGQKVNPIGLRLGINRNWISRWFPGAQNTPANIAEDHKIRKFLKKELYYAGISEIVIERAAKKIRVTVIAARPGLIIGKKGADIEKVKDSLKAVIKKEVAINIKEVKRPQANAQLAAENVAIQLEKRVAFRRAMKKVMQSAIKAGAKGIKVKVSGRLAGAEMARTEWYMEGRVPLHTLRAKIDYGFAEAVTTYGIIGVKVWIFKGEVLQKGIQPEKKEEATETKARTKRGRQ
- the rplP gene encoding 50S ribosomal protein L16 translates to MLMPKRTKYRKQMKGRNRGKSFRGAQLAFGDIGIKALEHGRIDSRQIESARVAMTRHIKRAGKVWIRVFPDKPLTAKPLATRMGKGKGSVEKWVMNIKPGRIIYEMIGIDEATARDALALAQSKLPFKTKIVTSESENEIY
- the rpmC gene encoding 50S ribosomal protein L29, translated to MKFIELKDKNVDELKKLLKEKKAELFKLKLELKTMQLTNPSQIAMVRKDIARINTAISAKNEQEERIS
- the rpsQ gene encoding 30S ribosomal protein S17, which codes for MSEKQAHKRIIQGEVVSKSGQKSVTILVERKVVHPKYRKIVKRFKKYTIHDENNSAKVGDVVTAIECRPISKTKAFKLKDIVLVGV
- the rplN gene encoding 50S ribosomal protein L14: MIQSFTRLNVADNSGAKEIMCIKVLGGSHKRYASVGDVIVASVKKAIPNGKVKKGQVVKAVIVRTKKEVHRENGSLVRFDDNAAVILDAKREPIGTRIFGPVSREVRYANFMKIVSLAPEVL
- the rplX gene encoding 50S ribosomal protein L24 yields the protein MMKVKIKKGDMVKVIAGDDKGKVAKVLSVFPKKSQVIVEGCKIAKKAIKPDEKNPKGGFISKEMPIDISNVKKAEEK
- the rplE gene encoding 50S ribosomal protein L5, with the translated sequence MFDLKRKYNEEIKQKLATELDIKNPMLLPRLEKIVISVGAGDYAKDAKIIQNIADTISLIAGQRAVITLAKKSVAGFKMREGMPMGVKVTLRGNQMYNFLEKLIVISLPRVKDFRGVPRNGFDGRGNYNFGLNEQLMFPEVVYDDIMVSHGMNITMVTSTNSDKEAFKLLEMLGMPFAKGR